The Candidatus Nitrosotenuis cloacae DNA window GGTGCTGCTTCATCCACGATATCTTTTCAAGCATTGCCTGCTTGTCGTGCGGGAACGTTCCTTTTATCGTGAATGCGTTGGAGCCATGGTTTGCCCTGAATATGACGGGATCCTTTACGTCAATCTGTGTCACCAGTTCTTCCAACTCGTCCAGCGATTCTGAATCGCTTACAGGTATGAACGGCTCGCCAAATTTTGACAGAAACTCATCTTTTATCCCGTTTTCCAAGTATAGTGTCAGTGCACCCACATAATGCGGTGCAGAGGCGCTTAGCACCTGCGCGGTGCCTTTAATGTGCTCCTTTGAGTGCGTTTTCCCGCCCAGCCCCAAAATTACCATGCATGACAGGGTGTACCCTGCATCCTTTGCCTTTTTGCACGCCCTGATTATGGTGGCAGCGGTTGCGCCCTTGGTGACTTTTTTTAGTACAATGTCAGAACCGCTCTCGATTCCAAGATAAAACATGTTGAGCCCCGAGTTTCTGAGCGCCTTTAGCTCGGTATCTGTCTTCTTGAGGACGTTCATCGGCATGGCATAACACGCGACCCGTTCAAGCTCTGGGAATATCTCATAGGAATATCTGACTATCTTTTGCATGTATTCGGTGTCAAGATTCAGGGCGTCGCCGTCCGCAAGGAAGATCCTCTTTGTATGTGGGAGCATTTTTGCCATTGCGTCCATCTCCGCTTTTACGTCCTCCCACGGTCGTTCCGAGTATTCTTTTGATCTGTACATGTCGCAGAACGAGCACTTGTTGTAGGAACATCCAAGCGTCACCTGAAATATCAGTGAATCTGCCTCAGATGGAGGCCTGTACAGCGGATAGTCATAGTTTAGCATCATGATTATTCACTTAGGCGGATTTAGTATATTATTTTTGGCTGTCTTTTGCGCAATATGTTTTTCTAGCAACACAAAACCCAATTTCTGATGGCAAACGATCCCTATGCCAAAAGGCTTCTCTGGTTTGTGTTTGCAGGCTCAAGGGGCGGCCCAAACAGGCTCAAACTAGTCCGGATGCTAAAAGAAAGACCGCTCAACGCAAACCAGCTTGCAAAGGAGATGGGGCTTGACTACAAGGCGATTTTGCACCACATAGGCGTGCTTGAGAAAAACAACATCGTCACTCGACTTGGGGAAAAGTACAATGTAACCTACTTTATGTCCAACTTTTTGGAGGTAAACATGGATTCTTTTGAGCAGATAGCAAGCGAACTGGAAAAAAGTAAATAAGCTATGGCGGATGGTCTTTTCTAAATGGAACAAACTTCTGCAATTTTGTCCGCAGTCTCGATTGCGAACATGCTGGTACTGGGGGTGCTTATGTTCGTGTTTGGCAGGATGTACGTGCGCACAAAGGCTCAGCTGCCTCTGGGCATGATCGTGTTTTCGGTAATGCTGTTTTTGCATAACACAATAGGTGCATACGCGTACTTTTCAATGTCGCAGCTATTCTCGCATGAGATATTTCCGTATTTGCTTGGCGTACACATTGCAGAGCTTGCAGGAATTCTAATATTCTTAAAGATAACACTCGACTAAACTGGATTTATTTGCCGGTACTGTCTTCAAATTCTGATGCAGAGGGGCTACCGGGAATACATCATACTGAACAAAAATCTGATAGTCGCATTTTGTGTGGCAATCACAGTATCGGCGGTTACTGCCCAGCTGCTGGCCGGGGAGGCAAGTTACATCAACAGCAGCTACACCGTAATGGTGGACTTTGCAGTATTCTACTCCACTTTTACTGGTATGTTCTACCTTGACAATCGCAAAAAATACCGCCTAGAGGACGGCACTCTGGACAAGGCGCGGCTCAAAAAAGACCTCGTAAAGATAGTCTCGTCCTTGGGAATTGGAGAGATAGCGTATACGGCAGTCAGGTGGTACCTGCAGTATTACTTTCTGACTGCAAGCTACGAGCCGTACCTAGCTTCAATAATGGCACACCTGGTGTCAACGCTGGTCTACATGATAGTTGTAAATCTAAGTGTCAAGTTTACCAGGCTGTACAAACATGACGCTTAGCATCTATGTGGACGGCTCCGGAGGCGAAAGCTCCGGATACGGGTATTTTGTAAAGGAAACGGGCGACTCGTTTTACGAGAAAAAATCGGGGATAACAAACAACCAGGCAGAATACATGGCGATCATTGCTGCACTGCAAAAGTTTGCGCAGTCAGATGAGGCAATTATAATACACTCTGACTCTAAAAACACCGTCTCACAGCTGAATCATGAATTTGCAATAAACTCTGAGCAGCTGCGAGAGCTTGCAAGGCAGGCTTGGTCGCTTATGGGCAAGATGTCCAATCTGAAAATAGTCTGGGTTCCGAGGGCGCAGAATCTGGCAGGCAAGATGCTTGGCAGCTAACCGTGCATTCTAAAGACAAAGCATCTTTTATGATTTTGCAACAGACCACTTGCGCATCCATTGGAGTAGCGACAGCACAGACTCTACTAATTCCTGACCCCTGACTGTGAGGCGGTATTCCACACGGGGCGGAATCTCGTCATACGCGCGTCTTTCCAAGATACCTCCCTTTTCAAGCTCCTTGAGCCTTGTTGCAAGTGTCTTGCTGCTGATGCCCCTCAACGTCTGCCTGAACTGCTTGTATCGTACGGGATTTGTAGTGCAACACATGGGAATGAGGATCTCAAGTGCGCCTCTTTTTGTTACTATCTTTCTCAGCTTTGCAGTCTCTAACATGAGCGATGCTGGATCGTAGCCCTCGAAGCTGCATCCGTCTTGAATGACAGGAATGCGTTTTCTTTTAGTTTCCATAATTACACTAACTGTAGTTCCACACACTTTACAACTTAAATGGTTTACTTTGTAAACCATACCATGAATGACAAAGTCAAGGACAAAGTAAGAGAAAGATATGGCAAAATTGCGCTGACTGGCAACTCTGACTGCTGCTGTATGCCTGGAGAATGCGGCACTGGCAATTCACCTATGGATGCGACAAAAATGATAGGCTACGACACAACAGAGCTGGACGCAATCCCACAAGCCTCAATTCTGGGCGTAGGGTGCGGCTCACCTACCAGGTTTACCTGCCTGCAAAAAGGCGAAATAGTCGTGGACCTAGGCTCTGGGGCTGGAATCGACGCATTTCTGTCTGCAAACAAGGTTACCTCGTCAGGTATGGTGATAGGAATAGACATGACGGATGAAATGCTTGAGAAGGCGCGAAAGAACGCAAGGGAAAACGGATACGCCAACGTTGAATTCAGAAAGGGCGACATTGAAAAAAATATCCCGGTGGAGGATGATTCCGTCGATGCGGTGATAAGCAACTGCGTAATTAACCTGACTACGAACAAATTGGACACGTTTCGGCAGATACACAGAATTTTGAAGCCGGGAGGAAGAATGATAGTGTCTGATCTGGTCACCGACAGGGAAGTGAGTGCCCAAGATGCCGATGCGGAACAGTGGTGCAACTGCATAGACGGGGCGCTTACAAAAGACAGCTACATTGAAAGTATCAGAAATGCCGGGTTCCATAATGTGGACATACTTGATGAGCGTACGTACATGGATGGGGACAAGACAGGCAACAGAAAGATAACGAGTCTGACCATAAAGGCAGTCAAAGAACAAAAATGACGCCTCCTGATGAGCGCCTTGTGAGAATCATATTTGCCTGTGTTGAAAATGCAGGCAGGAGCCAGATGGCTGAGGCGTTTTTCAGAAAATATGCTCCAGACAGGTTTCAGGCATCAAGTGCAGGCACGAAACCAAGCCAAAAAGTAAACCCAGTCGTCTCCCAAGTTATGCGGGAGGTTGGGATAGATCTGACAGGCCGGCAGCCAAAATTGCTGTCTGCCGACATGCTGGAGTACTCAAATATGACGGTAAACATGGGCTGCATGGACCGTGAGTCTTGCCCTGCCCTGTTTGTCAAGGACGTACTTGACTGGAATATTTCCGATCCGAAGGGAAGGTCGATTGAAGAGGTGCGCAGAATACGAGATGAAATCGAGACCAAGGTAAAAGAACTAGTCAAGAGCCTGGAAGGTTAATCATTGCACAAGTCTAATTTTGTCATATTTCTGGCAGAGCTAGCAGGTACGTTTGGCCTGCTTGTGGCTACAACCGGCTCGATAGTGTATGATGGTAGTATTGGCGGCGTATTGGGAATCGGCTTTATTGTGGCAATGCACTTTGTTGGCATCTCTCTGATGATAATCTTGTTTGGCAAGTACTCGATGGCGCATTTTAATCCCGCAGTCACTGTGGGACTTTTTGCTGCAAAATACATTCCTGCCAAACAACTTCCTCTGTATGTGAGCGCACAAGCAATAGGTGCACTCTTGGGAAGCTTGTTCGTCAAGTATGTGTTGGGAGACTATGCCAATCTGGGGTTAAACTCCCCCAACTACCTATACGCACCAAGTTTATTCTTTGTAGTCGAAATACTCGCAACCATGTTCTTGATGGGCAGTATATTGATTGCAATCAATGTCAGACATCTACAACTGGTCTTCATCAGCATTATCATATCTGGTACCGTGGCACTTGATGTGTATTTTCTTGGGCCAATTTCTGGAGCCTCGATGAATCCAATTCGTTCGTTAATGCCGTCGCTATTTACCAATATGACTGGGGATTTGTGGCTATATTGGACGGCTCCTTTCATAGGCAGCATTATTGTGGCTATGGTCTTCAATAGGATGTCAAGAAAAAAGATACTATGATTAATTGTCCTGCCGGTATATGGAAAATCTATCTATTATGTGGGTACAATATGGGTATCATACAATACAATTGCTAAACACTTCTATACGAAATAAACCAATGTTTGATTGATCATGAAGCGCTGTTCGTGGGCACAAGATCCGCTGATGGTGGAATACCATGACAAAGAATGGGGCGTTCCAGTGCACGATGACGCCGCCTTGTTTGAAATGCTTACCCTTGAGGGAGCGCAAGCAGGGTTGTCCTGGTCTACGATTCTAAAAAGAAGGCAGACATATCGGGACGCATTTGACAACTTTGATCCTTTCAAGGTGTCAGAGTACACGCAAAAAGATGTCAAACGGCTGCTTGCAGACAAGGGTATTATACGAAACCGCCTCAAGGTGCAGTCAACAATAAGCAATGCAAAGCAGTTCCTGAAAATACAGCAAGAGTTCAGCTCCTTTG harbors:
- the arsM gene encoding arsenite methyltransferase, which encodes MNDKVKDKVRERYGKIALTGNSDCCCMPGECGTGNSPMDATKMIGYDTTELDAIPQASILGVGCGSPTRFTCLQKGEIVVDLGSGAGIDAFLSANKVTSSGMVIGIDMTDEMLEKARKNARENGYANVEFRKGDIEKNIPVEDDSVDAVISNCVINLTTNKLDTFRQIHRILKPGGRMIVSDLVTDREVSAQDADAEQWCNCIDGALTKDSYIESIRNAGFHNVDILDERTYMDGDKTGNRKITSLTIKAVKEQK
- a CDS encoding DNA-3-methyladenine glycosylase I, encoding MKRCSWAQDPLMVEYHDKEWGVPVHDDAALFEMLTLEGAQAGLSWSTILKRRQTYRDAFDNFDPFKVSEYTQKDVKRLLADKGIIRNRLKVQSTISNAKQFLKIQQEFSSFDRYIWGFVDGIPIRNNFKTHSQIPSSTILSDKISKDLQKRGFSFVGTTICYAFMQAVGMVNDHTVDCFRRK
- a CDS encoding radical SAM protein, with amino-acid sequence MMLNYDYPLYRPPSEADSLIFQVTLGCSYNKCSFCDMYRSKEYSERPWEDVKAEMDAMAKMLPHTKRIFLADGDALNLDTEYMQKIVRYSYEIFPELERVACYAMPMNVLKKTDTELKALRNSGLNMFYLGIESGSDIVLKKVTKGATAATIIRACKKAKDAGYTLSCMVILGLGGKTHSKEHIKGTAQVLSASAPHYVGALTLYLENGIKDEFLSKFGEPFIPVSDSESLDELEELVTQIDVKDPVIFRANHGSNAFTIKGTFPHDKQAMLEKISWMKQHPETARPVGLRGF
- a CDS encoding ArsR/SmtB family transcription factor, with the translated sequence MANDPYAKRLLWFVFAGSRGGPNRLKLVRMLKERPLNANQLAKEMGLDYKAILHHIGVLEKNNIVTRLGEKYNVTYFMSNFLEVNMDSFEQIASELEKSK
- a CDS encoding arsenate reductase ArsC codes for the protein MTPPDERLVRIIFACVENAGRSQMAEAFFRKYAPDRFQASSAGTKPSQKVNPVVSQVMREVGIDLTGRQPKLLSADMLEYSNMTVNMGCMDRESCPALFVKDVLDWNISDPKGRSIEEVRRIRDEIETKVKELVKSLEG
- a CDS encoding reverse transcriptase-like protein — protein: MTLSIYVDGSGGESSGYGYFVKETGDSFYEKKSGITNNQAEYMAIIAALQKFAQSDEAIIIHSDSKNTVSQLNHEFAINSEQLRELARQAWSLMGKMSNLKIVWVPRAQNLAGKMLGS
- a CDS encoding winged helix-turn-helix transcriptional regulator, producing METKRKRIPVIQDGCSFEGYDPASLMLETAKLRKIVTKRGALEILIPMCCTTNPVRYKQFRQTLRGISSKTLATRLKELEKGGILERRAYDEIPPRVEYRLTVRGQELVESVLSLLQWMRKWSVAKS
- a CDS encoding MIP/aquaporin family protein, whose amino-acid sequence is MHKSNFVIFLAELAGTFGLLVATTGSIVYDGSIGGVLGIGFIVAMHFVGISLMIILFGKYSMAHFNPAVTVGLFAAKYIPAKQLPLYVSAQAIGALLGSLFVKYVLGDYANLGLNSPNYLYAPSLFFVVEILATMFLMGSILIAINVRHLQLVFISIIISGTVALDVYFLGPISGASMNPIRSLMPSLFTNMTGDLWLYWTAPFIGSIIVAMVFNRMSRKKIL